A genomic region of Antennarius striatus isolate MH-2024 chromosome 2, ASM4005453v1, whole genome shotgun sequence contains the following coding sequences:
- the LOC137605640 gene encoding rhodopsin produces the protein MNGTEGPYFYIPMLNTTGIVRSPYDYPQYYLVNPAAYAALGAYMFLLILLGFPINFLTLYVTIEHKKLRTPLNYILLNLAVANLFMVFGGFTTTMYTSMHGYFVLGRLGCNLEGFFATLGGEIALWSLVVLAIERWVVVCKPISNFRFGENHAIMGLSFTWMMACACAVPPLVGWSRYIPEGMQCSCGVDYYTRAEGFNNESFVVYMFTCHFLTPLTVVFFCYGRLLCAVKEAAAAQQESETTQRAEREVTRMVVLMVIAFLVCWLPYAGVAWWIFTHQGSEFGPVFMTIPAFFAKSSAIYNPMIYICMNKQFRHCMITTLCCGKNPFEEEEGASTSKTEASSVSSSSVSPA, from the coding sequence ATGAACGGCACGGAAGGACCCTATTTCTATATCCCCATGCTAAATACCACCGGCATCGTCCGGAGTCCTTACGATTACCCCCAGTACTACCTAGTCAACCCGGCGGCCTACGCTGCTCTGGGCGCCTACATGTTCCTGCTCATCCTCCTGGGCTTCCCTATCAACTTCCTCACCCTGTACGTCACCATTGAACACAAGAAGCTGCGGACCCCTCTAAACTACATCCTGCTCAACCTTGCCGTGGCCAACCTCTTTATGGTGTTCGGAGGATTCACCACAACGATGTACACCTCAATGCACGGCTACTTCGTCCTGGGACGCCTCGGGTGCAACCTGGAAGGATTCTTTGCCACCCTGGGCGGTGAGATTGCCCTCTGGTCGCTGGTCGTTCTGGCTATCGAGAGGTGGGTGGTGGTCTGCAAGCCCATCAGCAACTTCCGCTTCGGGGAGAATCACGCCATCATGGGTTTGTCCTTCACCTGGATGATGGCCTGCGCTTGCGCCGTGCCCCCTCTGGTCGGTTGGTCTCGTTACATCCCCGAAGGCATGCAGTGCTCATGCGGAGTCGACTACTACACGCGTGCAGAGGGCTTCAACAACGAGTCTTTCGTGGTCTACATGTTCACCTGCCACTTCCTCACCCCGCTTACCGTCGTGTTCTTCTGCTACGGACGTCTGCTCTGCGCCGTAAAGGAGGCGGCTGCCGCGCAGCAGGAGTCCGAGACCACCCAGAGGGCCGAGAGGGAAGTCACCCGCATGGTGGTCCTCATGGTCATCGCTTTCCTGGTATGTTGGTTGCCCTACGCCGGCGTGGCCTGGTGGATCTTCACACATCAGGGATCTGAGTTCGGACCCGTCTTCATGACCATCCCAGCCTTCTTTGCCAAGAGTTCTGCCATTTACAACCCAATGATCTACATCTGCATGAATAAGCAGTTCCGCCACTGCATGATCACCACCCTGTGCTGCGGGAAGAACCCCttcgaggaggaagagggagcgTCCACTTCCAAAACCGAAGCCTCGTCCGTTTCCTCCAGCTCGGTGTCTCCTGCGTAA